From Dermatophagoides farinae isolate YC_2012a chromosome 10, ASM2471394v1, whole genome shotgun sequence, a single genomic window includes:
- the LOC124500629 gene encoding uncharacterized protein LOC124500629 → MERQISGFICKKYTIIVMTLIFMLMALISFISICLDVDKYAQITHEKNPEISPNEAKTATMAIGVVIFIISLTFSSIGLFGAIKENYCLSITYSLLWLIELINSLVKTIASPIHSLGLIINLIIFAVLILFIIDLRQKRQTSQSPSPSLSPPPPLTTTTTATTAANNDSNTTTTNSSIIKTV, encoded by the exons atgGAACGACAAATATCGGGatttatttgtaaaaaatATACAATCATTGTGAtgacattgatttttatgtTAATGGCTTTGATATCATTCATCAGTATCTGTTTGGATGTAGATAAATATGCTCAAATaacacatgaaaaaaatccagaaatTTCTCCCAATGAAGCAAAG ACTGCAACTATGGCCATCGGTGTagtcattttcatcatttcattgacattttcatcaatcggTTTATTTGGTGCtatcaaagaaaattattgccTATCCATTacatattcattattatggcttattgaattgattaattcGTTGGTGAAAACAATCGCATCACCAATACATTCATTGGGTCTCATAATCAATCTGATTATTTTTGCTGTATTGATTCTATTCATAATCGATTTGCGTCAAAAACGTCAAACATCACAAtcgccatcaccatcattatcaccaccaccaccgttaacaacaacaacaacagcaacaacagccgctaataatgattctaatacaactactactaatagttcaataatcaaaactGTTTAG